gactaaatatcatctggttctcctctccatcataacagactaaatatcatctggttctcctctccatcataacagactaaatatcatctggttctcctctccatcataacagactaaatatcatctggttctcctctccatcataacagactaaatatcatctggttctcctctccatcataacagactaaatatcatctggttctcctctccatcataacagactaaatatcatctggttctcctctccatcataacagactaaatatcatctggttctcctctccatcataacagactaaatatcatctggttctcctctccatcataacagactaaatatcatctggttctcctctccatcataacagactaaatatcatctggttctcctctccatcataacagactaaatatcatctggttctcctctccttcataacagactaaatatcatctggttctcctctccatcataacagactaaatatcatctggttctcctctccatcataacagactaaatatcatctggttctcctctccttcataacagactaaatatcatctggttctcctctccatcataacagactaaatatcatctggttctcctctccatcataacagactaaatatcatctggttctcctctccatcataacagactaaatatcatctggttctcctctccatcataacagactaaatatcatctggttctcctctccatcacaacagactaaatatcatctggttctcctctccatcataacagactaaatatcatctggttctcctctccatcataacagactaaatatcatctggttctcctctccatcataacagactaaatatcatctggttctcctctccatcataacagactaaatatcatctggttctcctctccatcataacagactaaatatcatctggttctcctctccatcataacagactaaatatcatctggttctcctctccatcataacagactaaatatcatctggttctcctctccatcataacagactaaatatcatctggttctcctctccatcataacagactaaatatcatctggttctcctctccatcataacagactaaatatcatctggttctcctctccatcacaacagactaaatatcatctggtcctcctctccatcataacagactaaatatcatctggttctcctctccatcacaacagactaaatatcatctggttctcctctccatcataacagactaaatatcatctggttctcctctccatcataacagactaaatatcatctggttctcctctccatcataacagactaaatatcatctggtcctcctctccatcataacagactaaatatcatctggttctcctctccatcataacagactaaatatcatctggttctcctctccatcataacagactaaatatcatctggttctcctctccatcataacagactaaatatcatctggttctcctctccatcataacataTCATCATTATACATTTCTAAGAAAACATGAAAACATAAAGACTGGAAAAATTACTGTTTATAAGAGCTATATCACATATTTGTTCTCTCCAAATgattcacaaaaaaaaaaatcttgagtATTTTACAGGTGTGACATGTAGTTCTCATTTTGTACACATGATGTCATCTCAGTCCTAACGTAATAGTtccaggaagtgagagagagatttgAAGGACATATAGATTTTTTGTTACTCCTTAATCTATACCATATACAGGATATATATTAGCTATGTGGAATGTAAAGCAAATTGTTTCCTGGCCATTCATTTTATTACATCGTCCAGTTGGTACATTTATAACAACTGTATTTTGAGAACCTATCACTTATTTCACAAGAAACGTTGATGCCCGTTCATCTTTAGGCAGGAGAGATGGTCTCCACCTTCACCTCCTTGTCCTTCACCTTGGAGGAGGAGCCCCGCTTGTTCCAGGCCTTAGGGAGGAAAGGGATCTTCTCCAGTCTAGAGAGGTAGATGATGGGCTGGATACTACTGCTGATGTTAATGAAGGCGTACCCCACCGGCTGCACCAGGCAGCGGAACGTATCCAGAGGGTAGTGGTCCTGGAAGGGGATATCAGAACACTCAACTGCCGTGCAACAAATATAATAGGATTTTATCTTTGTTCATCTGGCAATATAACGGAGGACAGTGCTACTGTAGGGTTGCAACGTTCTGGTGACTTTCCCAACGTTCCCAGGTTTCCAAGAAATCCTTGTTGGAGTATTCTGGGTTTCCTGTTAATTCCCTTCCTATTccgggaatcttccaaccaggatttgtAGCAAACGTGGGAATTTGGGTGAAAGTTACTGGAACTGTTTAAACCTGTAGACAAGCCATCTAGGAATGTATCTTTATACATCAGGCAACATCATTAAGgacaaccatagaaatagaatcactaGAACGGGATTCCTCATTCAAGTCAATGGATCAATGAGTCAATGGGAGTCAAGTCAATGGGTCAATGAGTCAATGGGAGTCAAGTCAATGTGTCAATGAGTCAATGAGAGTGAAGTCAATGGGTCAATGAGTCAATGGGAGTCAATGGGTCAATGAGTCAATGGGAGTCAAGTCAATGGGTCAATGAGTCAATGAGAGTGAAGTCAATGGGTCTGTGATTCAATGGGAGTCAATATGAGTCAAGTCAATGGGTCAATGAATCAATGGGAGTCAAGTCAATGGGTCAATGAGTCAATGAGAGTCAAGTCAATGGGTCAATGAGTCAATGCGAGTCAAGTCAATGGGTCTGTGATTCAATGGGAGTCAATGTGAGTCAAGTCAATGGGTCTGTGATTCAATGGGAGTCAATGAGAGTCAAGTCAATGGGTCAATGAGTCAATGAGAGTCAAGTCAATGGGTCAATGAGTCAATGCGAGTCAAGTCAATGGGTCTGTGATTCAATGGGAGTCAATGTGAGTCAAGTCAATGGGTCAATGAGTCAATGAGAGTCAAGTCAATGGGTCTGTGATTCAATGGGAGTCAATGTGAGTCAAGTCAATGGGTCAATGAATCAATGAGAGTCAAGTCAATGGGTCAATGGAAGAAGTCAATGGGTCTGTGATTCCATCTATTCTATTTCGATGGACAACGTCCCCACCCAGGTCATCACCTGAAAAGGGAACAGAGCCACCGACGGCAAGTAGTTGAACACGATGATGGACAGGACCGACATCACCATCTTGAAGGCTTTCTTCTTCATGGGGTGCATGTCGTCCTTCCCGGAGCCGCTGGACCTCTTCAGGGCCACCAGGATGGCCCCGTTACACAACACCATCCAGCCAAACGTTGCCAGGATCGTCCCTGTGAAGACCTGAGGGGAGCAGACATTTATCAAAGAAATATGTAAATGCACCTTTTTAGCCATGTTTTTATTTCATGTTTTTACCtttaactttttattttagttgtttttattaatttatttacgttatttatttattacattatACTGTGAAGTGCATTGCTACTTTTGTCCAATATGTGCTATACAACGAAGtgggattgattgattgattaatctaTTGATTGATCTATGGATTGACCTTCTCGAAGTTGTGCAGGCCCCCGATGGTCTTGGCGGAGGCGTAGGTGAAGGTGAGCCCCAGGACCACCGCCGAGAGAGACACCCTGTACTTGGTGTCCTTCAGCTGGCCGTAGGAAAGAGGGAAGAGGACCGCCACGAACCGATCCAGACAGATACAGGACAGGAACAGAGGACCGCTGGTGTCCTGGACGAGAAGAAagtggaggaaaaggaggaggagaaggagtaggAGGAGAataggaaggaggaagaggatgaggaggaggagaataggaaggaggaggaggaggtggagaaaaaCAAGTTTACTTACTGTCAAATGTCACAGATGAGATGTTTACGTACAAAataatggccccctattccctatatagagcactactttagaccagagccctattccctatatagagcactactttagaccagagccctattccctatatagtgcactactttagaccagagccctattccctatatagagcactactttagaccagagccctattccctatatagagcactactttagaccagagccctattccctatatagagcactactttagaccagagccctattccctatatagagcactactttagaccagagccctattccctatatagtgcactactttagaccagggccctattccctatatagagcactactttagaccagagccctattccctatatagagcactactttagaccagagccctattccctatatagagcactactttagaccagagccctattctgcactactttagaccagagccctattccctatatagtgcactactttagaccagagctcctattccctatatagagcactactttagaccagagccctattccctatatagtgcactactttagaccagagccctattccctacatagtgcactactttagaccagggccctattccctatatagtgcactactttagaccaggagccctattccctatatgagtgcactactttagaccagagccctattccctacatagtgcactactttagaccagagccatattccctatatagagcactactttagaccagagccctattccctatatagagcactactttagaccagagccctattccctatatagagcactactttagaccagagccctattccctatatagagcactactttagaccagagccctattccctatatagagcactactttagaccagagccctattccctatatagagcactactttagaccagagccctattccctatatagtgcactactttagaccagagccctattccctatatagagcactactttagaccagagccctattccctatatagtacactactttagaccagagccctattccctatatagagcactactttagaccagagccctattccctatatagtgcactactttagaccagagccctattccctatatagagcactactttagaccagagccctattccctatatagtgcactactttagaccagagccctattccctatatagtacactactttagaccagagccctattccctatatagagcactactttagaccagagccctattccctatatagagcactactttagaccagagccctattccctatatagagcactactttagaccagagccctattccctatatagagcactactttagaccagagccctattccctatatagagcactactttagaccagagccctattccctatatagagcactactttagaccagagccctattccctatatagagcactactttagaccagagccctattccctatatagagcactactttagaccagagccctattccctatatagagcactactttagaccagagccctattccctatatagagcactactttagaccagagccctattccctatatagagcactactttagaccagagccctattccctatatagagcactactttagaccagagccctattccctatatagagcactactttagaccagagccctattccctatatagagcactactttagaccagagccctattccctatatagagcactactttagaccagggccctattccctatatagagcactactttagaccagagccctattccctatatagagcactactttagaccagagtcctattccctatatagagcactactttagaccagagccctattccctatatagagcactactttagaccagagccctattccctatatagagcactactttagaccagagccctattccctatatagagcactactttagaccagagccctattccctatatagagcactactttagaccagagccctattccctatatagagcactactttagaccagagccctattccctatatagagcactactttagaccagagccctattccctatatagagcactactttagaccagagccctattccctatatagagcactactttagaccagagccctattccctatatagagcactactttagaccagagccctattccctatatagagcactactttagaccagagccctattccctatatagagcactactttagaccagagccctagggTGTCCCTATAtagggtactactttagaccagagtccataGGGGtgtccctatatagggcactactttagaccagagccctgttccctatatagggcactactttagaccagggtccctATGGGTGTCTATATGGGTGTCCACTAcgtgtagaccagagccctattccctatatagggtacTACTATAGGCCGGAGTCCATAGGGGTGTCCCTATATGGGTGCACTACTTGGGGTATCCATGGGGCCTAGTCCCTATATGGGTGTCCACTACTGTGTAGTCCATAGGGGTGTTCCCTATATGGGTGTACTACTTTAGGCCGGTGTCCATATGGGTGTCTATATGGGTGTCTACTACTGGGTGTCCATAGGGGTGTTCCCTATATGGTGTCACTACTTTGGGCCGGAGTCCATAGGGGTGTCTATAGGGGTGTCCATATGGGTGTCATATATGGGTGTCCATACGGGTGTCTATAGGGGTGTCCATAGGGGTGTCCACTAGGGGTGTCCATATGGCTGTACTATATTTGGGGTGTCCATAtgggtgtctataggggtgtCCATAGtgggtgtctataggggtgtCTATAGGGGTCGTCCATAGGGGTGGTCTATAGGGGTGTCTATAGGGGTGTCCATAGGGGTGTCCATAGGGGTGTCTATATGGGGTGTCCATAGGGGTGTCTATAGGGGTGTCTATAGGGGTGCCCATATGGGGTCTCCATGGGGGGTCCATAGGGGTGTCTATAGGGGTGTCCATAGGGTTGTCTATAGGGGTGTCCATGGGGGTGTCTATAGGGGTGTCCATAGGGGTGTCTATAGGGGTGTCCATGGGGTGTCTATAGGGGTgtccatagggatctggtcaaaagtagtatgcAACAGGGTACAATTTCAGACACTGAAATTCCAGAATCCAAATACACTAAATTCTCCTTTATTCTTTAGCCCTGCACCTTGACGCCGAAGGAGAACATGAGAGCGGACCAGACATCCTTGCTGTTCCAGTAGTAGATGTTCAGATAGCTGAAGGGGACCATGATGCCGAAGTAAGCGTCCATGAAGGCCAGACAGCCCAGGAAGATGTCTGAGGAGGACGGCTCCTTACGGTTACGGAACAGAATCACCATGACTAACACAAGGCAAGACAACCATGTTATTAGCTAGTTTCACAGTCCATCAGAGACAGAAATTAGTTTTTTTTTCTCTGCTCCCGACACCCAAAATATAAACACACTGGAAGGAGTATAGGGTCAGGGGTCAATACCCTGGAGTTATGTAAAGATTAAAAGCCTCACTGAAAGACACAATGGTACAAGATAGTTCCAGGGATTGGAATCAACAACCTTACGGCTACAGGTGGACGGCTCTCACCTCTGTAACCTCTGGGCTACCTACCTAAGATGTTAGCGGGGAGTCCCAGGAACACGTTGAAGGTCTGAACAGACAGGTCGAAGAGGATCCCTGACACATTCTCCTCGCACCCATTAAACACACTGAAGGGTTTGACCGTAGCGTTGGTCATGAGGTCAGTAACAGTACTGTTGTTGATGGGGTAGAGAGCAGTGGGGAGGCTGGTGGTGTTGAGGGATGGATATGGAATGAGAGGATCCTCCATGGTTTACTTTACACAccgcagaggtcagaggtcagattaAACAAGACTGATGGAGATGGAAAAAAAAAGATGAATAAAAGTGGGGGGAAAAAGCGATTTAAAGATTAACAGACACTTATTAATGAATGTATTTATGAATTGATCTAGTATATACATAATATATTATTACTAAAGGGTTAAATTGAACAGGAGTGGTGGGCAACCACTAATAGATATACAGACTGGCAGTTAAAAGTAAACCGTCATGAATAATCAACGTAATGCATAAACGATCCATCAACTGTCCATAGTAAAATCTAATTTAGATGGGTGTATATATGTTAATCTCCAAAGTCCTAGTTTAACCTTATAGTGGGGAACTGACCCACAACTAATGAATTAAGCATCACTGAGTATGCTTCCATTTGCCAATGTCTTCATGTCCAATATATCTGTATAT
The sequence above is a segment of the Salvelinus alpinus chromosome 1, SLU_Salpinus.1, whole genome shotgun sequence genome. Coding sequences within it:
- the LOC139570473 gene encoding G-protein coupled receptor 183-A-like: MEDPLIPYPSLNTTSLPTALYPINNSTVTDLMTNATVKPFSVFNGCEENVSGILFDLSVQTFNVFLGLPANILVMVILFRNRKEPSSSDIFLGCLAFMDAYFGIMVPFSYLNIYYWNSKDVWSALMFSFGVKDTSGPLFLSCICLDRFVAVLFPLSYGQLKDTKYRVSLSAVVLGLTFTYASAKTIGGLHNFEKVFTGTILATFGWMVLCNGAILVALKRSSGSGKDDMHPMKKKAFKMVMSVLSIIVFNYLPSVALFPFQDHYPLDTFRCLVQPVGYAFINISSSIQPIIYLSRLEKIPFLPKAWNKRGSSSKVKDKEVKVETISPA